A region of Salvia splendens isolate huo1 chromosome 17, SspV2, whole genome shotgun sequence DNA encodes the following proteins:
- the LOC121773333 gene encoding protein DMP4-like, with amino-acid sequence MLIRTSSSIEIMEDEEEKAPLLSKKELPEVDRNLIQQGISQTFRSTACLANLLPTGTALCFQVLAPIFTGGGKCEAAGRAMTAALVGLCALSCVLLSFTDSVKDKKGNVCYGFATFRGMWIIDGSVTLPLEIAAKYKVRFIDFAHAVMSLVVFAAVAMFNDSVVECLWPSPSPGTKEVLAALPVGIGTVGSMFFLSFPTTRHGIGFPLSSTST; translated from the exons ATGTTAATTAGGACATCTTCGTCTATAGAAATCATGGAGGACGAAGAAGAGAAGGCGCCGTTACTTTCAAAGAAAGAGCTGCCGGAAGTAGACAGAAACCTCATCCAACAAGGCATCAGCCAGACGTTCCGAAGCACGGCTTGCCTTGCCAACCTCCTCCCCACCGGCACGGCCCTCTGCTTCCAG GTGCTCGCGCCAATATTCACAGGCGGAGGAAAATGCGAGGCGGCAGGCCGGGCCATGACGGCCGCGCTCGTGGGGCTCTGCGCGTTGTCGTGCGTGCTACTGAGCTTCACGGACAGCGTCAAGGACAAGAAGGGGAACGTTTGCTACGGCTTCGCGACGTTCAGAGGCATGTGGATCATCGACGGGTCGGTGACTCTTCCGCTGGAGATCGCCGCCAAGTATAAGGTGAGGTTTATCGACTTCGCGCACGCGGTGATGTCTTTGGTGGTGTTCGCGGCGGTTGCGATGTTTAATGATAGTGTGGTGGAGTGCTTGtggccgtcgccgtcgccggggaccAAGGAGGTGCTGGCCGCGCTGCCGGTGGGGATCGGGACGGTGGGAAGTatgtttttcctttcttttccgACCACGCGACATGGTATTGGCTTTCCCCTCTCTTCTACTTCAACGTAA
- the LOC121773331 gene encoding pentatricopeptide repeat-containing protein At5g46100-like, with protein sequence MGTKSMVKWPKQITPSLVERLMSAEKDLDRAISVFESATAEYSNGFSHDQTTFGLMIRRLLSANKFHHAEEMLAQMKLENCNANEDIFLSICRAYGRVHKPVEVVRIFRKMKEFECEPTARTYITVFSILVDESHLKMAFTFYRYMRKQGIPASVPSLNVLIKALCKSTGTMDSAFKIFKEMPKRGHTPDSYTYGTLINGLCRGGRILEAKELLIDMEANACAPSVFTYSCLIHGLCQSNKLSDAMELFKEMKRKGVDPNVYTYSSLIDGLCKNGHSLQAIELMERMARKGLVPNSITYSSLINGLSKEGKIQEMVQILDRMKLQDLKPDAGLYSKVINGFCEVGKFHEAANFLDEMSLSGITPNRVTWGLHVRIHNRVVQGLCSLSSHSQAFPLYRSLRSRGISVEARTFESLIQFCCKKGDLHEAARVLEEMVVDGCIPGEEIWNGVVVGFWDRRKVREASELLKAKLIDELETDLNNDI encoded by the coding sequence atgggtACGAAGTCGATGGTAAAGTGGCCGAAGCAAATCACGCCGTCTCTGGTCGAGCGGCTGATGTCAGCTGAGAAAGACTTGGACAGAGCAATCTCCGTCTTCGAATCAGCCACCGCCGAATATTCCAACGGCTTCAGCCACGACCAAACCACATTCGGCCTCATGATCCGGCGACTCCTCTCCGCCAACAAGTTCCATCACGCCGAGGAAATGCTCGCCCAAATGAAGCTAGAGAATTGCAATGCAAACGAAGATATATTCCTCTCCATCTGCAGAGCATACGGCAGAGTCCACAAGCCCGTCGAAGTAGTCAGGATTTTCAGAAAGATGAAGGAGTTCGAATGCGAACCGACCGCGAGAACTTACATAACAGTCTTCTCCATTCTGGTCGACGAAAGCCACTTGAAAATGGCGTTCACGTTTTACCGTTACATGAGGAAGCAGGGGATTCCGGCAAGCGTCCCCTCGCTTAATGTTCTGATCAAGGCACTCTGCAAGAGCACTGGAACTATGGATTCAGCTTTCAAGATCTTCAAGGAGATGCCAAAGCGAGGCCACACTCCCGATTCGTACACTTATGGAACCTTGATCAATGGGCTGTGTAGAGGCGGCAGGATTCTTGAGGCGAAGGAGCTTCTCATCGACATGGAGGCGAACGCCTGTGCGCCCTCGGTCTTCACCTACAGCTGCCTGATACACGGGTTGTGCCAGTCGAACAAGCTCTCCGATGCAATGGAGCTCTTCAAGGAGATGAAAAGGAAAGGCGTGGACCCGAATGTGTACACTTACAGCTCTCTGATCGATGGCCTATGCAAGAATGGGCATTCGTTGCAGGCCATTGAGCTAATGGAGAGGATGGCGCGAAAGGGTTTAGTTCCAAACTCCATCACTTACAGTTCCTTGATAAATGGGCTCTCCAAGGAGGGTAAAATCCAAGAAATGGTTCAGATTCTTGATAGAATGAAGCTTCAAGACTTGAAGCCTGATGCAGGATTGTATTCGAAAGTGATCAATGGCTTCTGTGAGGTGGGGAAGTTCCACGAAGCTGCAAATTTCCTCGATGAGATGTCTCTTTCCGGGATAACTCCAAATCGAGTAACTTGGGGCCTTCATGTTCGAATTCACAATAGAGTGGTGCAAGGTCTTTGTAGCTTGAGTAGCCATAGCCAAGCTTTTCCTCTGTACCGGAGCTTGCGTAGTAGAGGCATATCGGTTGAGGCAAGAACCTTTGAGTCTCTTATACAATTCTGCTGCAAGAAAGGAGATTTGCACGAGGCTGCTCGGGTTCTGGAGGAGATGGTTGTTGATGGATGCATTCCTGGTGAGGAAATATGGAATGGAGTGGTGGTTGGGTTCTGGGATCGAAGGAAAGTTCGTGAAGCTTCTGAGTTGCTGAAGGCTAAGCTGATCGATGAGTTGGAGACGGACCTCAACAATGATATCTGA
- the LOC121773712 gene encoding triose phosphate/phosphate translocator, chloroplastic-like, with product MESRVLTGATIRGLPIPLKPSARLTGSCTLPATKLTGRLSDGGNLIWGRQLRPAILLEASPASVSVLPMKRESIRSCSATAEGSDSAGGAKVGFLEKYPALVTGFFFFMWYFLNVIFNILNKKIYNYFPYPYFVSVIHLFVGVVYCLVSWAVGLPKRAPIDGNLLKLLIPVAVCHALGHVTSNVSFAAVAVSFTHTIKALEPFFNAAASQFILGQQIPLTLWLSLAPVVIGVSMASLTEMSFNWLGFISAMISNISFTYRSIYSKKAMTDMDSTNLYAYISIIALIVCLPPAIIIEGPQLLKSGFNDAIAKVGLTKFITDLFWVGMFYHLYNQLATNTLERVAPLTHAVGNVLKRVFVIGFSILVFGNKISLQTGIGTSIAIAGVAMYSFIKAKMEEEKRQGKVA from the exons ATGGAGTCTCGCGTGCTCACCGGCGCCACCATTCGCGGCCTGCCTATTCCCCTCAAGCCGTCGGCTAGACTCACCGGGAGCTGCACTCTCCCCGCCACCAAGCTCACAGGAAGACTGAGCGACGGCGGGAACTTGATATGGGGAAGGCAGCTCCGACCGGCAATACTGCTCGAAGCTTCACCGGCCAGCGTCTCTGTTCTGCCGATGAAGAGAGAGAGCATCCGCTCGTGCTCCGCCACTGCGGAGGGCAGCGACTCCGCCGG GGGAGCTAAGGTCGGGTTTTTAGAGAAATATCCGGCGCTCGTCACCGGATTTTTCTTCTTCATGTG GTACTTCCTGAACGTGATATTCAACATTCTCAACAAGAAGATCTACAATTACTTCCCCTATCCATA TTTTGTATCAGTTATACATTTGTTTGTTGGTGTTGTCTACTGTCTCGTATCCTGGGCTGTTGGCCTCCCTAAGCGCGCT CCAATTGACGGGAACCTCTTGAAGTTGCTCATCCCTGTCGCTGTATGCCATGCACTAGGCCATGTAACTAGTAACGTCTCTTTTGCTGCCGTTGCAGTCTCGTTCACTCACACTATTAAAG CCCTGGAGCCGTTCTTCAATGCTGCGGCTTCACAGTTCATTCTTGGACAACAGATACCTTTGACGTTATGGCTGTCTTTGGCACCAGTTGTTATTG GTGTGTCGATGGCATCACTGACCGAAATGTCCTTCAACTGGTTGGGCTTCATTAGTGCAATGATTTCCAACATCTCCTTCACTTACAGGAGCATATACTCAAAGAAAGCTATG ACTGATATGGATAGCACGAACTTGTATGCCTACATTTCAATCATTGCCCTTATCGTCTGCCTCCCTCCCGCGATTATT ATTGAGGGACCTCAATTGCTCAAGTCTGGTTTCAATGATGCAATTGCAAAAGTGGGTCTGACAAAGTTCATCACGGATCTTTTCTGGGTTGGAATGTTTTACCACCTCTACAATCAG CTGGCAACCAACACCCTTGAGAGAGTGGCGCCTCTAACACATGCAGTTGGGAATGTGTTGAAACGTGTTTTCGTGATTGGCTTCTCAATCTTGGTCTTTG GTAACAAGATTTCACTACAAACTGGTATTGGTACTTCCATTGCCATTGCTGGAGTTGCTATGTACTCTTTCATAAAGGCTAAGATGGAAGAGGAGAAACGA CAAGGGAAAGTGGCATAG